Proteins from one Coleofasciculus sp. FACHB-T130 genomic window:
- a CDS encoding pentapeptide repeat-containing protein produces the protein MRPKLVNQFAVLKPAFAGLVCLAATSAVGVLTLGLPTPAQAANSKDLQKLLTLKTCPGCDLKDAQLRGINLRNADLKNAQLDGADLTAADLSGAKLEGAQLNGAKLTAANLEKANLRQAKLVAANKIVADLTDAKLRGANLYAANLTGAKLERAQLAQTQLNFAQLVGANLGQANLIEANLSGANLGGANLKDAQMQIVNLAGANLTGAKLNNAQLETANMDSVNLSNADLSQASLNNADLNGGILTGANLQKGSLTAANFQSATLTNANLTGANLTGAGFNRANLTGAKFNDADLTNAKLPLANLTNANLAGANLQDAYLDSTNLNGANLSGVNLRGANLRSANLSGASMMGTNLESANLTNAILTGANLSYTNFSSADLRGANLGNTNLSYANLTQTDLGQASLANANLTGANWKDAKLKGVIGLNGY, from the coding sequence ATGCGCCCAAAACTCGTTAATCAATTTGCTGTCCTTAAGCCCGCCTTCGCGGGCTTGGTTTGTTTAGCTGCGACTTCAGCCGTCGGAGTGTTAACGCTTGGCTTACCAACCCCAGCCCAAGCGGCAAACTCCAAAGACTTGCAGAAGTTACTGACGCTGAAAACTTGCCCTGGATGTGACCTAAAAGATGCCCAACTCAGGGGGATTAATCTCAGAAACGCCGACTTGAAGAATGCCCAGCTTGACGGTGCGGATTTAACGGCGGCTGACCTTTCGGGCGCTAAGCTAGAGGGTGCCCAGCTCAACGGTGCCAAACTAACTGCCGCTAATTTGGAAAAGGCGAACTTGAGACAGGCAAAATTGGTGGCTGCAAATAAAATTGTTGCTGATTTAACAGACGCTAAATTGCGGGGGGCAAACTTATATGCAGCGAACCTCACGGGCGCTAAGCTAGAGCGTGCCCAGCTAGCCCAAACTCAACTGAATTTTGCTCAGTTAGTCGGTGCAAATCTCGGACAAGCGAATTTGATCGAAGCGAATCTTTCGGGTGCCAATTTAGGCGGGGCAAACCTAAAAGATGCTCAGATGCAAATTGTTAACTTAGCCGGTGCCAATCTTACAGGTGCCAAGTTGAATAATGCCCAGTTAGAGACTGCCAATATGGATAGTGTCAACTTGAGCAATGCTGATTTGAGTCAGGCTTCTTTGAATAATGCTGACTTGAATGGGGGAATTCTCACGGGTGCCAATCTGCAAAAAGGATCGCTGACAGCAGCGAATTTTCAAAGTGCTACGCTCACAAATGCCAATTTGACGGGTGCCAATTTGACGGGTGCTGGTTTCAATCGTGCCAATTTGACGGGTGCTAAATTCAACGATGCTGATTTAACCAATGCCAAATTGCCGCTTGCCAACCTCACCAACGCTAATTTAGCGGGTGCTAACCTCCAGGATGCTTATCTGGATAGTACCAATCTCAACGGTGCTAATCTCAGCGGTGTAAACTTGCGCGGGGCGAATTTGCGGTCTGCCAATTTAAGCGGTGCGTCGATGATGGGTACCAACCTAGAAAGTGCCAATCTGACGAATGCTATTTTGACAGGAGCCAATTTGAGTTACACCAATTTCAGCAGTGCCGATCTCCGGGGTGCCAATTTAGGAAATACTAATCTGAGTTATGCCAACTTGACTCAAACAGATTTGGGTCAAGCTAGCTTAGCGAATGCCAACCTGACGGGTGCCAACTGGAAGGATGCTAAGCTCAAAGGTGTCATTGGATTGAATGGATATTGA
- a CDS encoding FAD-binding domain-containing protein — protein sequence MRRDFASRDDLITYLREQFPTVTERDDAIATTVGGRKAAEAFLSQVDPARYAKTRNSFSGAVTRLSPYLRYGVLSLAEVRDAVLDKVENRDDAQKLINELGWRDYWQRLYAKLGNDIWEDQEPYKTGYTAKDYAEKLPEDVDKSSTGMVCIDSFSRDLHSSGYLHNHGRMWLAAYLVHWRRIRWQVGARWFLQHLLDGDPASNNLSWQWVASTFSQKPYFFNRENLERYTDGVYCRQCPLYGHCDFEGSYDELEKRLFPKAQSFDRSGGSKSFQRGKKRR from the coding sequence ATGCGGCGAGATTTTGCCAGCCGCGACGATTTAATTACCTATCTCCGCGAACAATTCCCTACCGTCACCGAACGCGATGACGCGATCGCTACCACCGTAGGAGGACGTAAAGCCGCAGAAGCCTTCTTAAGTCAAGTAGATCCCGCCCGTTACGCCAAAACGCGCAATTCTTTTAGTGGCGCAGTCACGCGCCTTTCACCCTATCTCCGCTACGGCGTCTTGAGCTTGGCAGAAGTGCGGGATGCTGTGCTGGACAAAGTGGAAAACCGAGATGACGCACAAAAACTCATCAACGAACTCGGCTGGCGCGATTACTGGCAGCGTCTCTATGCCAAGCTGGGAAACGACATTTGGGAAGATCAAGAGCCTTACAAGACAGGCTACACAGCCAAAGACTATGCCGAAAAGTTACCGGAAGATGTTGACAAAAGTAGCACCGGCATGGTCTGTATTGACAGTTTTAGCCGCGACTTGCACTCCTCTGGCTACCTGCACAACCACGGGCGAATGTGGCTAGCCGCTTACCTAGTTCACTGGCGGCGGATTCGTTGGCAAGTCGGGGCAAGATGGTTTCTGCAACACTTACTGGATGGCGATCCAGCCAGCAATAATCTCTCCTGGCAGTGGGTTGCCAGCACCTTTAGCCAAAAGCCTTATTTCTTTAACCGGGAGAACTTAGAACGCTATACGGATGGCGTCTATTGCCGCCAATGCCCCCTGTACGGTCATTGTGACTTCGAGGGCAGCTACGATGAACTAGAGAAGCGATTGTTTCCTAAAGCTCAAAGCTTCGATCGAAGTGGCGGTAGCAAGAGTTTTCAGCGCGGGAAGAAGCGTCGGTAG
- a CDS encoding sorbosone dehydrogenase family protein, whose protein sequence is MKSIRFLLLLLILTTVAACDSTQASLDPQTTQPTEQPTETPAQPNQQLSQATQTNNVVRTEPLTPQPIRITLDNLPKPYASDSASNSPNVVPIPQNPTLRVPAGFVVNVFADGLDAPRWLALTPNGDVLVTETRQNQIRLLRDTNGDGVADVRQTFASSQNGVNIPFGMTFAGRYFFLGNTGEVRRYPYTQGQQQLTGTGEKIANLTPGGYNQHWTRNVVASPDGQKLYVSVGSASNASEEPIPRASVQVMNLDGSNQQTFAYGLRNPVGLDFHPTTGELYTAVNERDGLGDDLVPDYLTRIQQGEFYGWPYAYLAPNLLDPRHLVNGKSKRPDLVAKTKTPDVLFQAHSAALGLQFYDGNTFPEKYRNGAFVAFRGSWNRNQGTGYKIVFAPFSNGRPQGYYEDFLTGFLLDPSVPTTWGRPVGLLVLPDGSLLLTEEANNRIYRIQYRGS, encoded by the coding sequence ATGAAATCGATACGTTTCTTGCTGCTGCTGCTCATCCTGACTACAGTAGCCGCCTGTGACTCGACTCAGGCCTCTCTCGACCCCCAGACAACTCAACCAACCGAACAGCCGACAGAAACTCCGGCACAGCCGAACCAACAGCTTTCCCAAGCGACGCAAACCAACAACGTGGTGCGAACCGAACCACTCACACCCCAACCGATTCGCATCACCCTCGATAACTTACCTAAACCCTACGCCAGCGACAGTGCCTCCAACTCGCCCAACGTGGTGCCTATCCCGCAAAACCCCACCCTGCGCGTCCCGGCTGGTTTCGTCGTCAACGTTTTTGCCGATGGATTAGATGCACCCCGCTGGCTGGCACTCACCCCGAACGGTGACGTGTTAGTGACCGAAACGCGACAAAACCAGATTCGCTTGCTGCGCGACACTAACGGCGATGGCGTCGCTGATGTCCGCCAAACCTTTGCCAGTTCCCAAAATGGGGTAAATATCCCCTTTGGCATGACTTTTGCGGGCCGATACTTCTTCCTCGGCAACACAGGCGAAGTCCGGCGGTATCCCTACACGCAAGGACAACAACAACTCACCGGAACCGGCGAAAAAATCGCTAACTTAACCCCCGGCGGCTACAACCAGCACTGGACGCGCAACGTCGTTGCCTCACCCGATGGGCAAAAGCTCTACGTCTCAGTTGGGTCGGCATCCAACGCTTCAGAAGAACCCATCCCCCGCGCCTCTGTACAGGTGATGAACCTAGACGGTTCCAACCAGCAAACTTTTGCTTACGGTTTACGCAACCCAGTCGGACTCGACTTTCACCCCACCACTGGCGAACTGTATACCGCCGTGAACGAACGAGACGGACTGGGCGACGACCTGGTACCCGACTATCTAACCCGCATCCAACAGGGAGAATTCTATGGCTGGCCTTACGCCTACCTGGCACCAAATCTCCTTGACCCGCGTCATCTGGTCAACGGAAAAAGCAAACGTCCCGACCTGGTAGCGAAAACAAAGACGCCCGACGTTCTTTTCCAAGCCCACTCGGCTGCTTTGGGATTGCAGTTTTATGACGGTAATACCTTTCCAGAAAAATATCGCAATGGCGCTTTTGTCGCCTTTCGCGGTTCCTGGAACCGTAACCAAGGCACCGGCTACAAAATTGTCTTTGCCCCCTTCTCTAACGGGCGTCCTCAGGGCTACTATGAAGACTTTCTCACTGGGTTCCTGCTTGACCCCTCTGTCCCAACCACCTGGGGGCGTCCGGTGGGGTTACTCGTGCTACCCGATGGGAGTTTGCTGCTGACGGAAGAAGCCAATAACCGGATTTACCGCATCCAGTATCGTGGCTCTTAA
- a CDS encoding pentapeptide repeat-containing protein, with amino-acid sequence MKPGILAVALLMPVCFAVPVKAENPEHVQRLLIYKECQFCDLSNVNLTGYDLSGANLKGANLLNANLTSVVLAGADLTAATLEKANLNNAVLNGANLSGTKMRFANLQYASLQGVKAKEAFDVTGADLTGTIMPSGLVYKPLAEGQKKPAPETGKPLNQDRSDPINP; translated from the coding sequence ATGAAACCAGGAATCCTCGCTGTAGCCCTGTTGATGCCTGTCTGCTTTGCAGTGCCGGTCAAAGCAGAGAATCCAGAACACGTTCAGAGATTATTAATTTATAAAGAATGCCAATTTTGTGACTTGAGCAATGTGAACTTAACTGGGTATGACCTCAGCGGTGCCAACTTGAAGGGTGCCAATCTACTCAATGCCAATCTCACCAGTGTCGTGCTAGCTGGAGCCGATCTTACAGCAGCCACCTTGGAAAAGGCGAATTTGAACAATGCGGTTCTTAATGGCGCGAACCTCAGCGGTACGAAGATGCGGTTTGCGAACTTGCAGTATGCGAGTCTACAAGGAGTCAAAGCGAAGGAAGCATTTGACGTGACAGGTGCCGATCTCACCGGGACAATTATGCCTTCCGGTCTAGTTTACAAGCCGCTTGCTGAGGGTCAAAAGAAACCGGCACCTGAGACCGGGAAACCCCTCAACCAAGACCGAAGCGACCCGATAAACCCGTAA
- a CDS encoding RNA ligase family protein has translation MDKQESNFTGCTHISYEKIPESWNNWNLTESDYRIFKKTNWAVTEKIHGANFCIIADGSDVRFAKRKELLQPDEDFFGYQTLRYKLAQQAKDIFKIIQLERPQTFRVSVYGELFGGEYPHPDVVTVPSVQAVQTGIYYSPKIEFCAFDIAVEENSKAAQRDYIDYDEALKLFQQVEMLAAKPLFIGKYEQALAQKIEFDSTIPALLGLPKLPFSNQAEGIVIKPVKSIYIDTSKGRIRPVLKRKIPKFAEESRFHQAEKWGDQKLATSSHYLSDEKWLHEAMLALVTENRLMNTLSKVGRVSGKDPKAIDKVFQLFVNDVIETFNESYESIFKTLPEKSQQTLIEQLEQESKKLMNNYFKK, from the coding sequence ATGGACAAACAAGAAAGCAACTTCACCGGCTGCACGCATATCAGCTATGAAAAAATACCGGAAAGCTGGAATAATTGGAATTTGACAGAATCAGATTATCGCATTTTCAAGAAAACGAATTGGGCCGTAACTGAAAAGATTCACGGGGCGAATTTCTGTATAATCGCAGACGGCTCAGACGTTCGCTTTGCCAAGAGAAAAGAATTATTGCAGCCAGACGAAGACTTTTTTGGATATCAAACGCTTAGATATAAATTAGCCCAACAAGCCAAAGATATATTCAAAATTATCCAGTTGGAACGTCCGCAAACGTTTAGAGTTTCTGTGTATGGGGAATTGTTTGGCGGAGAATATCCCCATCCTGACGTAGTGACTGTTCCTAGTGTTCAGGCTGTCCAAACAGGAATCTATTATTCACCTAAAATTGAGTTTTGTGCTTTTGATATTGCTGTTGAAGAGAATAGCAAAGCTGCCCAACGGGATTATATAGATTATGACGAAGCTCTAAAATTATTTCAGCAAGTAGAAATGCTGGCTGCCAAACCGCTATTTATTGGAAAATACGAACAAGCGCTTGCACAGAAGATAGAGTTTGATTCTACCATTCCTGCCTTATTAGGTTTACCCAAATTGCCGTTTAGCAATCAGGCGGAAGGGATTGTCATTAAACCTGTAAAGTCGATCTATATAGATACTTCCAAGGGAAGAATTAGGCCGGTTTTGAAGAGAAAAATTCCAAAATTCGCTGAAGAGAGCCGATTCCATCAGGCAGAAAAGTGGGGCGACCAAAAATTAGCAACATCTTCTCACTATTTGAGTGATGAAAAATGGCTCCATGAGGCGATGCTTGCATTGGTTACAGAAAATAGATTGATGAATACTCTATCAAAAGTAGGCCGGGTTTCTGGTAAAGACCCAAAAGCAATAGACAAAGTTTTTCAATTATTTGTGAATGATGTAATAGAAACATTTAACGAATCTTACGAAAGCATTTTTAAAACCTTACCTGAGAAAAGTCAACAGACTTTAATCGAACAATTGGAGCAGGAATCTAAAAAATTGATGAATAATTACTTCAAGAAATAA
- a CDS encoding chromophore lyase CpcT/CpeT, with product MKNTRTRSLIAIALVSSTGTAAYSRPATNIQSIPMQQQVGEVVSHLVGVMDTSAQAQANPKTPNVRMTTCKVSIENTKKNPKVVFLYQEQAMSQNLAKPYRQRFLKIAPSADNQSIESQSFKPPTPEALIGLCSKPEAKRVIKLTDIGAAKCSVFLKPDGENYIGETPKAGCSSDYKGAVKVTNRIVLNSTGMDTLDRAFDAAGNQVWGSKGEPYQFRWVKPSASR from the coding sequence GTGAAGAATACAAGAACTCGGAGTTTGATCGCGATCGCCCTTGTCTCCTCAACTGGCACAGCGGCTTATTCGCGTCCAGCAACGAATATCCAATCGATACCAATGCAGCAACAAGTTGGGGAAGTAGTGTCGCATTTAGTCGGAGTAATGGACACGTCTGCACAAGCGCAAGCCAATCCCAAAACCCCAAATGTGAGAATGACTACCTGCAAAGTCAGCATAGAAAATACTAAAAAAAATCCCAAGGTAGTTTTCCTCTACCAAGAACAAGCGATGTCCCAGAATCTTGCCAAACCCTATCGGCAGAGATTCCTAAAAATTGCCCCCAGTGCTGATAACCAAAGCATAGAATCGCAATCATTTAAACCACCAACACCAGAAGCTTTGATTGGTCTATGTAGCAAACCAGAAGCAAAGCGTGTCATCAAATTAACCGATATTGGTGCTGCTAAATGCAGCGTATTTTTAAAACCTGACGGTGAGAATTACATCGGCGAGACGCCGAAGGCAGGTTGTTCCAGCGACTACAAAGGCGCAGTAAAAGTAACAAATCGAATTGTGTTGAATTCTACTGGAATGGACACATTAGATCGGGCTTTTGATGCCGCTGGTAATCAAGTTTGGGGTTCAAAAGGCGAACCTTATCAGTTTCGGTGGGTTAAGCCAAGCGCGAGTCGGTGA
- a CDS encoding AAA family ATPase, with product MVSQNPFFVGGRVPLESFIGRTSEVKIAFDQISKCGHAAFYGSTGIGKSSLLQYLASPQAWQMQGLKPSKAFIVYLNCSGIYPFKPSFFWREVLSLLKEQAEDNGSLQTAIEQLLQKETVDKGDLRRVLRQIGQQNQFLLLLLDDYDVALYPNDQYTEAEMLTFLSEFRDLAVHSQEGRYLSTIVMSFRRLNELGPKLPPGGSPWYNHYLFLPLRPFSNNEINSLFVLPITPTLRKGVLEITGGHPALLQIAGYLLYDTLAANKHQTLRHLQGIFKAGVSSSSIMHGSGQLR from the coding sequence ATGGTATCGCAAAACCCTTTTTTTGTTGGAGGTCGCGTTCCTTTAGAATCCTTTATAGGACGCACCTCTGAAGTCAAAATTGCATTTGATCAGATTTCCAAGTGTGGTCACGCGGCGTTTTATGGCAGCACAGGCATTGGCAAGTCCTCTCTATTACAGTATTTAGCTTCGCCTCAAGCTTGGCAGATGCAAGGACTTAAGCCATCAAAAGCATTTATTGTTTATCTCAACTGTTCCGGGATCTATCCTTTTAAGCCTTCTTTCTTTTGGAGAGAGGTACTTAGCCTATTGAAAGAGCAGGCAGAGGATAATGGCTCCTTACAGACTGCTATTGAGCAGTTGTTGCAAAAGGAAACAGTAGATAAGGGAGATTTACGTCGGGTATTGCGGCAAATTGGGCAGCAGAACCAATTCTTGTTACTGTTGCTAGACGACTATGATGTGGCTCTCTATCCCAACGATCAGTACACAGAAGCGGAGATGCTAACCTTCTTAAGCGAGTTTCGGGATTTGGCAGTTCACAGTCAGGAAGGTCGATACCTGTCAACTATTGTGATGTCATTCCGGCGTTTAAATGAACTGGGGCCTAAACTTCCTCCAGGCGGCTCTCCGTGGTACAACCACTATCTCTTTCTACCACTTAGACCATTTTCTAACAACGAGATTAATTCTCTGTTTGTCCTGCCTATTACACCCACTCTAAGAAAAGGGGTTTTAGAGATTACTGGTGGACATCCTGCTCTGCTTCAAATTGCAGGATATTTGTTGTATGACACTCTTGCTGCTAACAAACACCAGACCTTGAGGCATTTACAAGGGATTTTCAAAGCCGGAGTGAGCAGTTCTTCCATAATGCATGGAAGTGGTCAACTGAGGTAG
- a CDS encoding S-layer homology domain-containing protein has product MRQILGTLSLLGFLQCFPAVVSAQTQPASDAPSDPIEQVIAAKLMTAYPDGQFRSEQFISRAELASILVKTFKLDKRAGATKQEVISVQDVPSSHWAYNDIQTVLKTGIMKGYRGDMFFPNQKINRAEALSIFAQAHGVFQFPNDTVAKILAKYPDSGNIPDWAKKSMATALYEGFANPDEQGNLNPLNPMTRGDMAYALSKFLERQEAPAPMLEEDLPLPASLPIQ; this is encoded by the coding sequence ATGCGTCAGATCCTGGGCACTCTTTCTCTATTGGGGTTTCTACAATGTTTTCCAGCAGTTGTTTCTGCTCAAACACAACCTGCTTCAGACGCCCCATCTGACCCCATCGAACAGGTGATTGCTGCCAAATTAATGACTGCATATCCTGATGGACAGTTTCGTTCAGAACAATTCATCAGTCGTGCAGAACTTGCCTCAATTTTGGTCAAAACTTTTAAACTGGACAAACGAGCGGGTGCCACCAAACAAGAAGTTATTTCAGTTCAAGATGTACCTTCTTCCCACTGGGCATATAACGACATTCAGACAGTTTTAAAAACTGGCATTATGAAGGGATATCGGGGAGATATGTTCTTCCCCAACCAAAAAATCAATCGCGCTGAAGCTTTATCTATCTTTGCCCAAGCTCACGGTGTATTTCAGTTTCCGAATGACACCGTTGCTAAAATTCTTGCGAAGTATCCAGATTCCGGGAATATACCGGATTGGGCTAAAAAATCGATGGCAACTGCACTTTACGAGGGATTTGCTAATCCCGATGAACAAGGCAATCTGAATCCCCTAAATCCGATGACGAGAGGGGATATGGCTTACGCCTTGAGTAAATTTTTGGAGCGACAAGAAGCACCCGCACCGATGTTGGAAGAAGATTTACCTTTGCCAGCGAGCTTACCAATCCAATAA
- a CDS encoding tetratricopeptide repeat protein, with protein sequence MPKDKATLPTKSELEKQSQVFADDFLPQIYQVLGGKNLVLLLDEFDVLGDCNPDTAANHFFPYLQSIVYQQPELFIIPVVGRRLTDMPTLLGLFREAPRQEISLLDRRGAERLIIEPAKDVLEYNSEVIDAILELSAGHPYFTQVICFALFANAREEQRWQVTRADVESIVNKAIEIGEGGLAWFRDGLPIPERVFFSAVAEAQQEHVASSTKDGTPEGGVVEGEALNLLKQFGGTLEVGVVEGEALNLLKQFGVILTEPLRKAEEQLLEWNFLQHLGLAGNPLPLKLNTYKVTVELVRRWLVKRYSLRREIFELENLDPEAHRLYKLAPLMRQRGDTLNAIKLYKQVLTANPNHFSALFDLAEAYLDVQEFDKAVELFKRAYKVDPIRTKEGFLQSLLVYAKNLILQGKFELAREQFAQSLLLQNNQSLRLLVEELRPKYVSKINDISFIQHLYNVVKLNDEQKVVIEAQINAWTQYQRNLEEYRDFLLKLTHQENSLSSSTRTLLDNLQATLRLKEEDVRKIRKQFIPQLEAALENSKSSYRQEVKSFVSDGTISPIGRRILNVMRNQLELRPEEANEIEREILKPYEDNRRKLWEYSEAFNESIKYESLFNKSSRKELKKLQRVLRLTDKEIFIIEATAEIKLLLNQLSEEYSAQSADDRLLLLSQEIQQNSTLKGKLLRVIKLGGMETLKAILNHSLAGISSETIQSWLEAEED encoded by the coding sequence TTGCCCAAAGACAAGGCAACTCTGCCTACAAAATCCGAACTGGAAAAACAGTCACAGGTCTTTGCTGATGATTTCTTGCCCCAAATTTATCAGGTTCTCGGCGGTAAGAATCTTGTACTTCTGTTGGATGAATTCGATGTTTTAGGCGACTGTAACCCCGATACAGCGGCTAATCACTTTTTCCCCTATTTACAATCCATCGTTTATCAGCAACCGGAACTGTTTATCATCCCAGTTGTAGGACGGCGACTGACCGATATGCCAACTCTACTGGGTTTGTTTAGGGAAGCACCCAGGCAGGAAATTAGTCTGCTAGACAGGCGCGGTGCAGAACGGCTAATTATCGAACCTGCTAAGGATGTGCTGGAATACAACTCTGAGGTGATCGATGCAATTTTAGAACTCTCAGCCGGGCATCCTTATTTTACGCAAGTAATTTGCTTTGCTCTTTTCGCAAATGCCAGGGAGGAACAGCGTTGGCAGGTGACTCGAGCAGATGTAGAGAGCATTGTAAACAAGGCGATTGAAATTGGTGAAGGTGGACTGGCATGGTTTCGGGATGGGTTGCCTATTCCTGAGCGGGTGTTTTTCTCAGCAGTAGCAGAAGCTCAGCAGGAGCATGTTGCCAGTTCTACAAAAGATGGAACTCCAGAAGGTGGTGTTGTTGAAGGAGAAGCTTTAAACCTGTTAAAGCAGTTTGGAGGAACTTTAGAAGTTGGTGTTGTTGAAGGAGAAGCCTTAAATCTGTTAAAGCAGTTTGGGGTTATCTTAACAGAACCATTGCGTAAAGCAGAGGAGCAATTGCTCGAATGGAATTTTTTACAACACTTAGGGCTTGCCGGAAATCCGCTACCGCTGAAACTTAATACTTACAAAGTAACAGTTGAATTGGTTCGTCGTTGGTTAGTAAAGCGGTACTCCCTACGACGAGAAATATTTGAACTAGAGAACCTTGACCCAGAAGCTCATCGCCTCTACAAACTAGCACCTCTAATGCGTCAGCGAGGTGACACACTAAATGCCATCAAACTCTATAAGCAAGTTTTAACAGCCAATCCTAACCACTTTAGCGCTTTATTCGATTTGGCAGAGGCATACTTAGATGTCCAGGAGTTTGACAAGGCTGTGGAACTTTTCAAGCGAGCTTACAAAGTTGACCCGATACGTACTAAAGAGGGATTTTTACAGTCTCTATTAGTATATGCAAAAAACTTAATACTGCAAGGAAAGTTTGAGTTGGCAAGAGAGCAATTCGCTCAGTCATTACTCCTTCAAAATAATCAGTCTTTGCGGCTTTTAGTTGAAGAGCTACGCCCTAAGTATGTCTCTAAAATAAATGATATTTCCTTTATACAACATTTATATAACGTAGTAAAACTCAACGATGAACAGAAAGTAGTAATTGAAGCACAAATTAATGCTTGGACACAATACCAACGAAATCTAGAAGAATACCGAGACTTTTTACTAAAATTAACTCACCAAGAAAATTCGCTATCGTCATCTACTCGCACTTTATTAGATAATTTACAGGCAACATTAAGACTTAAAGAAGAAGATGTTAGGAAAATTAGGAAGCAATTTATACCACAATTAGAAGCTGCTCTGGAAAATTCTAAGAGCAGCTACCGTCAAGAAGTTAAAAGTTTTGTTAGTGATGGAACTATCTCTCCAATTGGTCGCAGAATTCTGAACGTAATGCGTAATCAGCTAGAATTGCGGCCTGAAGAAGCTAACGAGATTGAACGGGAAATTCTAAAACCTTATGAAGATAATAGACGAAAACTTTGGGAGTATTCCGAAGCGTTTAATGAATCAATAAAGTATGAATCCCTATTCAATAAATCTAGCCGCAAAGAGTTAAAAAAACTCCAAAGAGTTCTCCGTCTCACAGACAAAGAGATATTCATAATTGAAGCAACAGCAGAGATTAAATTATTACTGAATCAACTGTCTGAGGAATACTCTGCTCAGAGCGCAGATGACCGACTGTTGCTTCTATCTCAGGAAATTCAGCAGAATTCTACCCTCAAAGGTAAGCTGCTCAGAGTAATAAAACTAGGTGGTATGGAAACACTGAAAGCAATATTGAATCACTCGCTTGCAGGTATTTCCAGTGAAACAATTCAAAGCTGGCTCGAAGCTGAAGAAGACTGA